In the Elizabethkingia bruuniana genome, GGAGACGAGGAAGCTACACTGATCTATGAAAACCATGTTGCTGAAAATATGGATCATAATTTTGGCTATCTGTATATCGATGTTGGTGGTGGCAGTACCGAGCTTACCTATTATGAAAACAAAAAGCTTAAGTATAAAAAATCTTTTAATATCGGAACTATCCGTATCCTGAACAATCTTGTAAAAGAGGAGAGTTGGGAAGAAATGAGATCCGAGATAAAAAATGAAATTTTCGGTAAAAAACCTATTGTAGCTATTGGCTCCGGAGGAAATATCAACAAAATATTTTCGATGAGCAAAACCAAGGACGGCAAACCGATGTCTGCAAACCTACTGAAGACTTATTATAAAGAAGCTGCACCGCTTAGTGTACAGGAAAGGATGATTAAATACAACGTCCGTGAAGACCGTGCCGATGTAATGGTTCCGGCATTAGAAATATTCAACAAAATTATGCTGTGGGGTGAAATTAAACAGATCTATGTACCGAAGATTTCGGTTGCAGACGGTTTAATCCACTCACTTTACAATAAAATAAAAAAGAAGCGCTGATAAATATCAGCGCTTCTTTTTTGTAAAATATCAATATTGTTGGGGTTATTAAAACTTATAATTTAATTGTACTCCAAAGTTTCTTGGCTGAATCTGATCGATGTAACCACCTCTGAAATAAGAGCTGTATCCAACAGAATCGAAGATATTATTAAAGAATACTCTTACACCTACTCCATTTTTCAATGCATAACCTACCTGAGCATCTACAGTAGTATACTCCGGCATATCGAATGGTCTTACACCTGGTTGTACACTATTAGCATGTCCAGCCGTAAAGGTCTTTTGAGTCCATTCATCAACTGGTCTTTTTCCTACATAATAGATACCAGCACCAACATCAAGTCCATCCAAGATTCCTTGATTAAACTTGTAGTTTAACCATGCATTTGCTGTATGTTTTGGAGAGTTCATCGGAGCAGAACCGTTTACGTAAGCAGGACTATCTTTGTATTGCGCATCTAAATATGCCCAACCAGACATAATCTGTAAGTTTGGTAAAATTCTACCGATTAATTCTACTTCGATCCCTTTTCTTCTCAAATTACCAGCAAGTCCGTATAATGGATTATTATTAGGATCTCTTACAGGGTTATAATTTGAATCAAGAATCTGATAAGCTAAGTTATCTGTTTTGATATCAAATAAAGTAACATTGAACCTTAACTTCTCATTAAACCAGTCTGATTTAATACCTCCCTCCCATTGTGCTGTTTTAGACGGACCTACAAAACCTCCAGACTGCAACATGTTATTCGCAGATCTTAATGAAGTTGTTGTTGTATACGATCCGAATACATTAACATTTTCCAATGGAGAAATAATTAATCCAAAAGATGGATTCCATGTAGCAACATCATTCTTTGTAGAACCATTTAATCTGCTGTATCTTACTCCTAAGTGAGCCTTCACATATTTACCGAATGACATTACATCCTGAGCCATTAACCCCATTGTAGGAGTTTTCACTACACCAGTTGCTGTTTTGTTAAAAATTAAATTGTAAGGAAGAGTATTTGAAATATCTCCTAAAACATTGATAACATCAATAGGATTATTTGTATTTACAGGTTTCTTTTGATTTAAGTCACTGGCATTTTTGTACACATCGAAAGAAGTAGTTGTAACTGTTGTTTCTTTCCAGTCAAAACCTACCTGGAAGGTATGCTTAATAAAGCCAGTTTGTACATCTTGTCCGATGAAGTCAAACTGAAATACTTTATTCACATCTTCTCCCATATTCTTACCATAAGATCGTTTTCTTTCAGTCCAATTATTTGCTCCGTTTGGTGCAATAGACATTGCCTGAGTATCAGTATTGCTTACAGAATTAATAAACGCAGCTCTTACCTTGAATTTATCATTGATCTTTCTGTCAACACTTGTCATAAAGTTATAAGTCTCAGTTTTTGCACGGTCTTCAGCAAAACCTAAGAATTTGCCTTTTGGCATTGTATACAATGCTTCTTTATCACCTGATGCCAAGTTAACAGTACCTCTGTCCGGGGTTCTTCTGTCATTCATATAATCCATCTCAACTGTAATGTTGGTCATCTTATCCGGACGGAAAGTAATGGATGGATTTACATATATTCTTTCACCTTGAACATGAGATCTGAAAGAGTTATTTTTCTGATAAGCTCCGTTAAATCTTATTGCAACTTTACCTTCGCTGTCTAAAACTCTCTGGAAATCTACAGTAGGACGGTAGAAATCCCAGCTGCCATAACGGAAACCAACGTTAGTTCTGTTAACAAACTGAGGTCTTTTTGTCACTACATTAATAACACCACCTGCTGCCCCAAGTCCGTCTCCGATACCTTGTGTTACAGCTGCAGAACCTTTAATCACCTGAATACTTTCTACACCCTGCATATCAGTCATCATACCTGCAGTACGGAAGTCAGAGTCTAATAAAACTCCGTTCTTTAGCACTGGTACACCTCTGTATCCACGAATAGACATACTTTCACTTCCGCCTCCATAGCTTGAGAATAAAGTAACTCCCGGAACGTTTTTCGCAACATCAATTAGAGATAAACCTCCTAAAGTTTCAATTGCTTTATATGAAATCACTGAAATACTCTGAATCTGATCTCTGGTCTTTAGAGGCAATCTTGTAATTACTTCCAGACCTTCAGGCTGCTTCTTTCTTTCACCGAAAAGTTCCACCTGCTCAATCTCTTTATGCTTATTAGAAGACAGCGTATCCGTCTTTTTAGTCTGCGCATTAACCATCAATCCGCCAAGAACGAAAAATGAAGTAGTAATGTATTTATTCATATAGTGTTAATTTGCTGCAAAGTTATTTTTAATTATTCTAATTAGCAACATGATAAGACTCATGAAAAAAACCTCCCGTTTGGGAGGTTTTAAAAAAAAATATTCTGATAATATATTAATCTATATTAATAACTTCAACAATTTCAGGAACGTGCTGTTTAATTGTATTCTCTACACCCAGTTTCAGTGTTGAAGTATTGATATGACATGATGAGCAATTACCTAGCAGACGTACTATTACAGTATTCTCCTTTACATCAATCAATTCAATATCACCACCATCTTTATTTAAAAACGGGCGAATTTCTTCTAAGGCTTCCATTACTTTTGTTACCGTCTCGATGTGTTTAGTCTCACTCATATTTCAACTTATTTTTTGGGCGAGCAACCCGCCATTGTTGTTATTTTTACTGCTTCCGTTGGTGGAAGATTTTCATTTCTTTCTACAAGGCTCTCAATCATATTCTGAGCCGTTTTGGTATAAATATCAGCTATTCCGGTATTTTCCTGTAATGCTACCGGACGGCCTACATCACCTGCTTCACGGATACTCTGGATCAACGGAATCTCTCCTAATACAGGAATTCCAAGATCTTCAGCTAAGTTTTTAGCACCTTCTTTTCCGAAAATATAGTATTTATTCTCTGGTAATTCTTCGGGTGTAAAATACGCCATATTTTCTATTAATCCAAGCACCGGAATATTAATGCTGTCCATTTGGAACATTCCGATTCCCTTTCTAACATCTGCAAGTGCAACATGCTGAGGTGTACTTACGATTACAGCTCCTGTTACCGGCACTTCCTGAATAATTGAAAGGTGGATATCTCCCGTTCCCGGAGGAAGGTCTAATAACAAGAAATCTAGTTCTCCCCATGCAGCATCGCGCAACATCTGATTAAGTGCTTTTGCAGCCATTGGACCTCTCCAAACTACAGCCTGATTAGCTCCTGAGAAATATCCTATTGATAAAAGTTTTACACCATAGCTCTCAATTGGCTTCATCAGGTTTCTTCCGTTTTCTTCAACAGAAACTGGTTTTGCACCTACAGTATCAAACATGGTTGGTACAGAAGGTCCATAGATATCAGCATCTAATAATCCTACTGAAAATCCCATTTTTGCTAAAGTTACTGCCATATTCGCAGCTACAGTAGACTTACCTACCCCTCCTTTACCGGAAGCAATAGCAATAATATTTTTTATTCCGGGAATTTGTTTCCCTTTTATCTGATTCTGTTGTACTTCACTTTGTTCCGGAGAATCAATTTTTAGTTTTAAAGTTATATTTTCTCCGAAATGACTTGTAAAAGCCTGCTTCATTGCAACCTCCAGTTTTTTCTTTTCGTGCATTGCCGGAGAATGAGCTACCATATCTATAAAAACACTGTCACCCATGATCTGGATATTCTTCACAAGATCGTCTACCTCAACTTCCTTTAAGAAATCCTGTACAGCTTCTTTTTTAATCATAATTATTCTAAATAAAATACAAATTTACGCATTTATTTACAGAATTTCAGATGATAGAGATCATTTCATCTATAGCTAATATTTATAATCTTTATCTATCGGATTTAACACAAAATTAGTACTGATTAAAGACTATTTACAACTAACTTTTAGCTAATTTTGATATAAACAATCACTCAAATATGGAAAACACAGCTTACATATTAAACTTCCTGAAGCAGCTTTCTCAGAATAATAACCGCGAATGGTTTACAGAAAACAAACCACAGTATCAGCAAGCACACGAATATTTCATAAGCCTTGTTGAACAGGTAATCTCTGAGCTGGCAAAAACAGAGCCGGAAATGGAAAGACTGGATTCAAAAAAATGTGTTTTCCGTATCTACAGAGATACCCGGTTTTCAAAAGATAAAACACCTTACAAAACAAATTTCGGGGCTTCATTTTTTATGGGCCAGAGCAAAGGAATTGGTGAAGCGGGATACTATATGCATTTTGAGCCTGGTAAATCTTTTATTGCTGCCGGGCTCTATCAGCCAAATTCTGATGTTTTGAAAAAATTCCGAAAAGAAATCAGTTATAACAAAGAAGAATTTCTGAGTATTATAGAAAACCCAACATTCAAGAAAAATTTTAAAATAGAGGGTGAGAAATTGAAAAAAATTCCACAGGGATTTGAGAAGGATGATCCTATGGCTGAATATCTTAAACACAAAGAAATGATCTTGATTCACTCTTTTGAGGATACCGAAATTACTTCACCAAAATTTGTACAGGAAATTGGTAAGCTATTCAAAATCGCTTTGCCTTTCAACCAGTTTGTAAAGGAAAGTACAGAATACAATTAATATGAAACTCTCATTTATTACGAGCATATCTTTAGTTTTTTTATTATCCGGACAGTCTTGTGCCCAAAAAACTCAAAGTAAAAGCTTACAACACATTGTGGATAACAACTCTTCTCAGCGTATTGCACGACTTATAGATGCCAAAACATGGAATAAATTATTTCCCAACAGAAATAATATTCAGGGAAAGGATAGCAAGCATCAGGATTTCTATTCCTATCAGGCTTTTATAAAAGCCGCAACACATTTCCCCACTTTCCTAAATGAAGGTTCTGTTGAAGATCAAAAAAGAGAACTTGCCGCTTTTCTGGCTAACATCGCACAGGAAACCAGTGGAGGATGGAACAATGCTCCGGGCGGATATTTTGCATGGGGACTTTATTTTATAGAGGAAAATAATAAAGGAAACGGGAACAATTATTCTGATACTTCCAAAACAGCTTATCCACCAACTGACGGGCAAGCTTATTATGGTCGTGGCCCTAAACAGCTTAGCTGGAATTATAATTACGGACAATTTAGTGAAGCATGGTTTGGCGATAAAAATGTACTCTTAAAAAATCCGGGACTTGTAGCTCAGGACAATGTGCTGTCTTTTGCTTCTGCAATCTGGTTTTGGATGACAGCCCAGGCTCCGAAGCCATCTTGTCACGATGTAATGACCGGCAAATGGAAACCTACAGAAAAAGATATAGAAAGTGGAAGAGTTTCCGGATTCGGAACAACTGTTAACATCATTAACGGTGGTATCGAATGCGGGCAGGGAAAAACATTACCCAAAACTCAATACAGGTATGAATATTACCAATATTTCTGTAAATATTTTGATGTAAAACCTGGCGAAAATATCACCTGTAGCAATCAAAAACCTTTTGGAACATAGCTAAAATACACAAAAAAGAATAAGAAATTTTTCGAGGTTAATACCCGGATATAAGAAATAAAAAAAGCTGCATCAAAATCTGATGCAGCTTTTTTATGATAAGCATTCAGCAATTATTTACTGTAAGCTTCTATAGTATTATTAATCATTTCGATTTGTTTATGCAGTTCTGCATTTTTCGGATCTGCTTTCAATACTCCCATTTTTGTATTAAGTCCGGCTTTCAGCATATTCACAATCATCATCTTTGCTTGTGGATTTTCTCCTACCTGGCTTTTCGCTAAACCTAAAACTTTTGTAAGGCGTTTTGTCGCTTCTGTATTATCCGATCCCATAATCCAGTTATAAGCATCTTCTGCAGCTTTACCCTCCTCAGGGTCCTGCATCTTTATGAAAGGATAAAATGCTGCTGTCTCTGCTATTGCAGGCATTTGTTTTGTTATTTTATTTTTAACAATAATAGGCAGCAATGTAGAGATTAAACCTTCACTCGCATTATTCAGATCAATTTTATCTGCATAAGCAACTATTTTCTCAGGCGCTACAGTTGCCAATGCTGCTAATGAATTTCCGCTAACGGCGTTAGAAACTACAGTAATTCCTTTTTCATATAAGGACAGATATTTTTTATCCTTTGTTTTAGCTAATGCAGCAATTGCTTCTCCTTGTACCAATGTCTTAGGATCATTCGCAGCCAATTTCTCTACTTCAGCCAGTGCCAATTTTGCCTGATTAGGTTTAGACAAGTCTAATCCGTTTAAGGCTTTCATTCTTACTCTGAAGAAAGGATCTTTTAGTGCAGCCAATAATGTTTTCAGAGCAGCGTCGTTCTTATCTGCACTTTTAGCAGCTTCCTGAACAGCTTTGTAGCGGCTATAGAATTCTTTAGAGCCCTGGTACTGTAACAAATATTGTTCTGGTGTTTTAGTTTCTGTAATTGCAGATAACAAAATACCATCCGCGTTTATATTTACTAAATCAGGACTTTTGGATGAAGGGAATGTAAATGAGTTATTTGCTTTGGCATCTACCCATACATTCTGACGTACTGGTTTACCATTATCATACACATCTATAGCCAGTGGGAATTGGAATAAAGGTGACTGTGACTGATTGATTGTAACAGTTACCTGCTTCTTAACAGGCTCATAATTGTAGTTATAAGATAATTTTGGATGACCGTTTGAGAAATACCACTGATTAAAGAACCAGTTAAGGTCTTTTCCACTCACTTTTTCCAATGAAAGACGCAATTGGTGAGCTTCACCATTTCCGTACTCATTTGTTTTCAGATAATCTGTCAGACCTTGTCTGAAAGCATCTTCACCAAGATAATTACGAAGCATATGAAGAATTCCACCACCTTTCTGATAAGTTACCAGATCGAAAACATCTTCTTTATCAGCATAATTAAAGCGTACTAAATTTTTAGAATAATCATTTGGATTATGCAGGTAATTACCCACATCCTTCATCAGATGATAGTCCGCCAAATCTTTACCATACTTATGTTCGAACCACAGGTATTCAGAATAGTTAGCAAAAGATTCGTTTACAGTAAGATTGCTCCAGCTTTCAGCGGTTACCAAATCCCCAAACCAATGGTGGAATAATTCGTGTGCAATTGTAGATTCCCAGCTGTTTTCATCAGCTAGTTGACCCGGTTTTTGCTGTACAGCATCTCCGTGTAAAGTAGCCGTTGTATTTTCCATAGCACCACTTACATAGTCGCGCCCGGATATTTGAGCATATTTAGCCCATGGATAATCATAATTAAGATATTTAGAATAGAACTCTATCATCTCCGGAGTATTACCATAGATTTGCTTAGCATATGGTTCATATTCTTTCTCGATATAATAGTCTACCGGAATATTTCTCCACTTATCTTTTACAACCGCATAATCTCCGACACCCATAAAAAATAAATAAGGTGAATGCCTTTTTTCCATCACCCAATGATCGGTACGTAGGTTGTTTCCTTCTTTCTTGGATTCTTTCAGGATTCCGTTGGATAATGTAACATACTTATCCGGAACTGTCATATAGATTTCCTGAGTTGTTTTCTGGTTGGTCTTATCTATTGTCGGGAACCACGCAGAAGAAGATTCTGTTTCCCCTTGTGTCCATATTTGCGTTGGTTTATCCGCTTCTTTTCCCTGAGCGTTGATAAAGTACAAACCTTTAGCATCACTAATTGCTGAACTTCCTTTTTGCTTTACCTCACCAGGACGGGCTGTATATTTGATATATACTGTATAGTCCTGATTTTTGTTATAGGTTTTATCCAGATTAATTTTCAGGATATCATTTTTATAATCAAATTTCAGAGGAGTCTTACTACCACCTTTATCCAAAGCCACTTCGTGAATAAGCATAGCTTTAGCATTCAGAACCAAAGAGTCTGTTGCATAAAAATAAGGTGAGGCAGTAAGCCATTCTTCACCATTCATTTGCTCTTTCTGATAGTCGAAATTTACTTTTAGTTTAGTATGTTTCAGCTCTGTCATTTTTGTATGGGCAGCTCTATAAACACCATCTCTTCCGGATGTTTCTGTCTGGCCAAATGCCATATTTGCATTTAAAAGCGTTCCTAAAAACAGGGCTGCGATAAAGATCTTTTTCATTTTACATTGAATTTACAAAGGGTATACTTTAGCGGATTTGTCTTTAAACAAAGGGAAAAGTTACAAAAAAAGTGAGAACAAGTCTCACTTTTTTTATTTATTTTAAATAGCAACAGGTGCTTTAATACCTGGGTGCGGATCATAATTCAGTAATTCGAAATCCTCAAATTTAAAATCAAAGATATCTTTTACATCAGGATTTACCTTCATTACCGGTAAAGGTTTCGGATCACGCGCCAGCTGTCTGTTTACCTGTTCAAAGTGATTGTTATAGATGTGTACATCTCCGAAGCTATGTACATAATCGCCAACCTGAAGCCCCGTAACCTGTGCTACCATCATTAATAGCAAGGCATAACTCGCAATATTAAAAGGAACTCCCAGGAAAACATCGGCACTTCTCTGGTACAGCTGCAAAGACAGCTTTCCATCCGCGACATAAAACTGAAACATTGCATGACAAGGTGCCAATGCCATATTCGGAATTTCTGCAACATTCCATGCAGAAACAATAAGTCTGCGGGAATCAGGATTCTTTTTAATCTGATCAATTACTTCGGATATCTGGTCTACAACTTTATTATCTGCTCCTCTCCAGCTTCTCCACTGAGCACCATATACTGGCCCAAGATCACCGTTCTCATCTGCCCATTCATCCCATATGGAAACACCATTGTCCTTAAGGTACTTAATGTTTGTATCTCCCTTCAGAAACCAAAGCAATTCATAGATAATGGATTTAAGGTGAACCTTTTTAGTAGTTACTAATGGAAAACCTTTAGACAGGTCATAACGCAGCTGATACCCGAATAAACTTCTGGTGCCTGTGCCTGTTCTGTCTGTTTTATCTGATCCGTTATCTAAAATATCCTGAAGTAAATGAAGGTAGTTTTGCATGTCGGGTAGCGTAAAAATTACTGCCAACAAATATAGAAATTACTCCCTACATCTCAAAAATTTATGTCTTCGACTATACCTGTTTCATTTATTGATTTCATCTAAAAATCGTAATTTTGCACCACTTATGGTAAAAATTGGTAACATAGAACTTCCTGACTTCCCGCTGCTTTTAGCTCCGATGGAAGATGTTTCGGATCCTCCTTTCCGCAGACTTTGCAAAATGCATGGTGCGGATCTTATGTATTCTGAATTTATTTCCTCCGAAGGATTGATCAGAGATGCAATAAAGAGTCGAAAAAAATTAGATATTTTCGATTATGAAAGGCCTGTAGGTATCCAGATATTCGGAGGTGATGAAGAGGCAATGGCAATGTCTGCCAGAATTGTAGAAACTGTAGAACCGGATCTTGTAGACATTAACTTTGGTTGCCCGGTAAAAAAAGTCGTGTGTAAAGGTGCAGGTGCAGGAGTATTGAAAGATATTGATCTGATGGTACGTCTTACCAAGGCTGTTGTAAATTCTACTCACCTACCCGTAACAGTGAAAACAAGACTGGGCTGGGATACAGAATCTATTAACATTGATGAGGTAGCGGAAAGACTGCAGGAAACCGGTATTAAAGCACTGACCATCCACGCAAGAACACGTGCACAGATGTATAAAGGTGAAGCTGACTGGAACCATATTTCCCGTATAAAAAACAATCCGAATATTGAGATTCCAATTTTCGGGAACGGAGATATCGATTCACCGGAAAAAGCTTTAGAATATAAGCAGAAATACGATTGCGATGGTATTATGATAGGCCGTGGTGCTATCGGGTATCCTTGGATATTTAATGAGATTAAGCATTTCTTTCAAACAGGTGAAAACCTGCCTAAACCAACCGTAAAAGACAGACTTCTTGCAGTACAACAACATGCAGAATGGTCTGTAGAGTGGAAAGGGGAAAGACCCGGCTTAGTAGAGATGCGCCAGCATTATAATAACTACTTCAAAGGAATCCCACATTTTAAAGAATTAAAATCCAGATTCCTTCAGGCATTGACACTGACTGAACTTAATGAACTTATTAACGAGGCTAAGAATCAGTTTGAAAATGTTGAAATCTGATATGAAGCACAAAATATTAATTCAGAAACATAGCAATTCATTTATCTGTGAAGGGTAAATGAGTGATACATTTGTTTCTGATCTCAAATCTCCAATTAAATTTATGAAAATTATCAGCTATAACGTTAACGGGATCCGTGCAGCTTTTGCAAAGGACTTTACTACATGGTTGTCCTTTGCAAATCCTGATATTATTTGCTTCCAGGAAAGCAAGGCACAACCGGAACAAATCAATATAGGAGCATTCAGTGATCTTCAGTACGAAAGTTACTGGTATTCCGCACAGAAAAAAGGTTACAGCGGCGTAGGTATCGCGACAAAGCATAAACCCAATCATATAGAATACGGAACAGGAATAGATTATATAGATTTTGAAGGCCGGGTAATAAGACTGGATTTCGATAATTTCTCGGTCATTTCTGTTTACGTGCCCTCCGCAACTAACATTTCGCGACTGGATCTGAAAATGCAGTTTTGTTATGACTTCTTAAAATACCTGAAGGAGCTTCGTAAGACTATCCCTAACCTTATTGTTTGTGGAGATTTCAATATCTGTCACGAAGCTATCGATATTCACGATCCGATTCGTTTAGCTAGTGTATCTGGCTTTTTACCTATGGAAAGAGAGTATCTGTCCAAATTCTTAGACGAAGGAGAATTTACCGATGCTTTCCGATATAAAAATCCAGAAACACGACAATACAGCTGGTGGAGCTATCGTGCTAATGCAAGAGCCAATAACAAAGGCTGGCGATTAGATTATAACATGGTAAGCAATACACTGAAAGATAAAATCCAAAGAGCTATTATACTACCAGAGGCTATGCATTCCGATCATTGCCCTGTAATGGTAGAATTGGATCTATAAAAGCAAAAAGACAAATTACTGTGTAATTTGTCTTTTTTTATTTTCTATTGGTATAACCAGGTTATCTTCGTCTTTCAAACTCCAGCTTTACTGCCGGCGTTGAATTAGGATTAGTGAGTATCATCCGGCCAGACCCTTCAAAGGTCAATACAAATTTATTTCCTCCAATATAAACGACATCTTGTTTCTGATCCTGGCTTTTAGGATCTTTATAGTTTTCATATACTACAGAATAAGAATAGGTGTTTGAACTTGTTGCAGTACCCGATTCAGTGACAACTACATCACTTGCTCTGAAGTTATAGGTAACTGTTCTGCCGGCCACCGTATTCTGCAGTATCCATTCTCCCTGTATTTTATTACTTGGTGGCAAACTATCTTCATTTCC is a window encoding:
- a CDS encoding exopolyphosphatase; its protein translation is MRLAAIDIGSNAARLLINEVVENENGQTEFTKLNLLRVPLRLGMDVFKIGEIGPEREKMVIRSMKVFHDLMEIYNVEHYRACATSAMRDAKNGKHIIDTVKKEANINIEIISGDEEATLIYENHVAENMDHNFGYLYIDVGGGSTELTYYENKKLKYKKSFNIGTIRILNNLVKEESWEEMRSEIKNEIFGKKPIVAIGSGGNINKIFSMSKTKDGKPMSANLLKTYYKEAAPLSVQERMIKYNVREDRADVMVPALEIFNKIMLWGEIKQIYVPKISVADGLIHSLYNKIKKKR
- a CDS encoding TonB-dependent siderophore receptor gives rise to the protein MNKYITTSFFVLGGLMVNAQTKKTDTLSSNKHKEIEQVELFGERKKQPEGLEVITRLPLKTRDQIQSISVISYKAIETLGGLSLIDVAKNVPGVTLFSSYGGGSESMSIRGYRGVPVLKNGVLLDSDFRTAGMMTDMQGVESIQVIKGSAAVTQGIGDGLGAAGGVINVVTKRPQFVNRTNVGFRYGSWDFYRPTVDFQRVLDSEGKVAIRFNGAYQKNNSFRSHVQGERIYVNPSITFRPDKMTNITVEMDYMNDRRTPDRGTVNLASGDKEALYTMPKGKFLGFAEDRAKTETYNFMTSVDRKINDKFKVRAAFINSVSNTDTQAMSIAPNGANNWTERKRSYGKNMGEDVNKVFQFDFIGQDVQTGFIKHTFQVGFDWKETTVTTTSFDVYKNASDLNQKKPVNTNNPIDVINVLGDISNTLPYNLIFNKTATGVVKTPTMGLMAQDVMSFGKYVKAHLGVRYSRLNGSTKNDVATWNPSFGLIISPLENVNVFGSYTTTTSLRSANNMLQSGGFVGPSKTAQWEGGIKSDWFNEKLRFNVTLFDIKTDNLAYQILDSNYNPVRDPNNNPLYGLAGNLRRKGIEVELIGRILPNLQIMSGWAYLDAQYKDSPAYVNGSAPMNSPKHTANAWLNYKFNQGILDGLDVGAGIYYVGKRPVDEWTQKTFTAGHANSVQPGVRPFDMPEYTTVDAQVGYALKNGVGVRVFFNNIFDSVGYSSYFRGGYIDQIQPRNFGVQLNYKF
- a CDS encoding NifU family protein; the protein is MSETKHIETVTKVMEALEEIRPFLNKDGGDIELIDVKENTVIVRLLGNCSSCHINTSTLKLGVENTIKQHVPEIVEVINID
- a CDS encoding Mrp/NBP35 family ATP-binding protein → MIKKEAVQDFLKEVEVDDLVKNIQIMGDSVFIDMVAHSPAMHEKKKLEVAMKQAFTSHFGENITLKLKIDSPEQSEVQQNQIKGKQIPGIKNIIAIASGKGGVGKSTVAANMAVTLAKMGFSVGLLDADIYGPSVPTMFDTVGAKPVSVEENGRNLMKPIESYGVKLLSIGYFSGANQAVVWRGPMAAKALNQMLRDAAWGELDFLLLDLPPGTGDIHLSIIQEVPVTGAVIVSTPQHVALADVRKGIGMFQMDSINIPVLGLIENMAYFTPEELPENKYYIFGKEGAKNLAEDLGIPVLGEIPLIQSIREAGDVGRPVALQENTGIADIYTKTAQNMIESLVERNENLPPTEAVKITTMAGCSPKK
- a CDS encoding DUF2461 domain-containing protein, whose product is MENTAYILNFLKQLSQNNNREWFTENKPQYQQAHEYFISLVEQVISELAKTEPEMERLDSKKCVFRIYRDTRFSKDKTPYKTNFGASFFMGQSKGIGEAGYYMHFEPGKSFIAAGLYQPNSDVLKKFRKEISYNKEEFLSIIENPTFKKNFKIEGEKLKKIPQGFEKDDPMAEYLKHKEMILIHSFEDTEITSPKFVQEIGKLFKIALPFNQFVKESTEYN
- a CDS encoding chitinase, with the translated sequence MKLSFITSISLVFLLSGQSCAQKTQSKSLQHIVDNNSSQRIARLIDAKTWNKLFPNRNNIQGKDSKHQDFYSYQAFIKAATHFPTFLNEGSVEDQKRELAAFLANIAQETSGGWNNAPGGYFAWGLYFIEENNKGNGNNYSDTSKTAYPPTDGQAYYGRGPKQLSWNYNYGQFSEAWFGDKNVLLKNPGLVAQDNVLSFASAIWFWMTAQAPKPSCHDVMTGKWKPTEKDIESGRVSGFGTTVNIINGGIECGQGKTLPKTQYRYEYYQYFCKYFDVKPGENITCSNQKPFGT
- a CDS encoding M1 family aminopeptidase is translated as MKKIFIAALFLGTLLNANMAFGQTETSGRDGVYRAAHTKMTELKHTKLKVNFDYQKEQMNGEEWLTASPYFYATDSLVLNAKAMLIHEVALDKGGSKTPLKFDYKNDILKINLDKTYNKNQDYTVYIKYTARPGEVKQKGSSAISDAKGLYFINAQGKEADKPTQIWTQGETESSSAWFPTIDKTNQKTTQEIYMTVPDKYVTLSNGILKESKKEGNNLRTDHWVMEKRHSPYLFFMGVGDYAVVKDKWRNIPVDYYIEKEYEPYAKQIYGNTPEMIEFYSKYLNYDYPWAKYAQISGRDYVSGAMENTTATLHGDAVQQKPGQLADENSWESTIAHELFHHWFGDLVTAESWSNLTVNESFANYSEYLWFEHKYGKDLADYHLMKDVGNYLHNPNDYSKNLVRFNYADKEDVFDLVTYQKGGGILHMLRNYLGEDAFRQGLTDYLKTNEYGNGEAHQLRLSLEKVSGKDLNWFFNQWYFSNGHPKLSYNYNYEPVKKQVTVTINQSQSPLFQFPLAIDVYDNGKPVRQNVWVDAKANNSFTFPSSKSPDLVNINADGILLSAITETKTPEQYLLQYQGSKEFYSRYKAVQEAAKSADKNDAALKTLLAALKDPFFRVRMKALNGLDLSKPNQAKLALAEVEKLAANDPKTLVQGEAIAALAKTKDKKYLSLYEKGITVVSNAVSGNSLAALATVAPEKIVAYADKIDLNNASEGLISTLLPIIVKNKITKQMPAIAETAAFYPFIKMQDPEEGKAAEDAYNWIMGSDNTEATKRLTKVLGLAKSQVGENPQAKMMIVNMLKAGLNTKMGVLKADPKNAELHKQIEMINNTIEAYSK
- a CDS encoding thymidylate synthase, whose amino-acid sequence is MQNYLHLLQDILDNGSDKTDRTGTGTRSLFGYQLRYDLSKGFPLVTTKKVHLKSIIYELLWFLKGDTNIKYLKDNGVSIWDEWADENGDLGPVYGAQWRSWRGADNKVVDQISEVIDQIKKNPDSRRLIVSAWNVAEIPNMALAPCHAMFQFYVADGKLSLQLYQRSADVFLGVPFNIASYALLLMMVAQVTGLQVGDYVHSFGDVHIYNNHFEQVNRQLARDPKPLPVMKVNPDVKDIFDFKFEDFELLNYDPHPGIKAPVAI
- the dusB gene encoding tRNA dihydrouridine synthase DusB, whose product is MVKIGNIELPDFPLLLAPMEDVSDPPFRRLCKMHGADLMYSEFISSEGLIRDAIKSRKKLDIFDYERPVGIQIFGGDEEAMAMSARIVETVEPDLVDINFGCPVKKVVCKGAGAGVLKDIDLMVRLTKAVVNSTHLPVTVKTRLGWDTESINIDEVAERLQETGIKALTIHARTRAQMYKGEADWNHISRIKNNPNIEIPIFGNGDIDSPEKALEYKQKYDCDGIMIGRGAIGYPWIFNEIKHFFQTGENLPKPTVKDRLLAVQQHAEWSVEWKGERPGLVEMRQHYNNYFKGIPHFKELKSRFLQALTLTELNELINEAKNQFENVEI